The DNA sequence AATCAATCGGGACAACCCGTTCCCGTACCGCCCATTCTTCCGGAAACCGAAGAGGAAATTGCCCGATTTGAAGCGGCGAAAAAACGCCGTGAGCGGCGAAGGGCCCGCTGATCCTCTCTGCGTTGTTTCGGAATTCACCTTCTTTAAGAAAAATTGCGCTTTCCCTGACCCTGTGAATTGGCTTTAGCACCTATCGGCCAACCGGATCGGGACAGACGTCGTGGTAAAAACACCGTGATTTGTCATGGTGCTTTTGTTCCCGCCCCGCATCTCTCCAAAATAGTCCTTGAAAAAATTAAGGATTTATTCTATATTAAAGTGCCTTGTTAACAGGGGAGGAGAACGGCTTCAACCGGTTAAAAAATAAAGCGGTAGCGAACCGGAGAGCACGTAACTGTATTTCAGAGGCGGGATAAACCGGAAAAGATCGGCCTAAAAATCATCCGGTGGGTAGGTGTTAAATGGATCCTGGAAGCGAATCTTATTTTGAAAATAAGCCCGCACCCACCGTTTAAAAATCTCCCGGGTTCCGGGGATCAAACAAAGAAAGCCGGTAATATCGGTTAAAAAACCGGGAGTCAAAAGCAAAAGGCCGCCCGCCAGAACAAAGACCCCGTCAAAGAGGGGATCGGCTGGTAACTGACCCTGTTGGAGGCTTTGCTGGATGCGGTTCAGGACGGAAAATCCCTGACTGCGGGCCAGGGAGGCGCCCAGTAGTCCGGTTGAAATGACAATGGCCAGTGTGGGAACCAGGCCGATGATTTCGCCGACTTTAATCAAAAGAATCAGCTCAACAAAGGGAATCGTTATAAACAGTAAAAATAATTTCGTGAACATGTGTTTTCCTGATTTTAAATCCTTTGACAGGATGTACGGGATTCTATGGCTTATCCTGTAGATCCTTCTAAAATTAATGTGCACCGGTGCGTATCACCAAAAGTAATCTCATTCAAATGTAAAGGGTAAAACCGGCTTTTGCAAGTATTTTCAAAAAAAGCAGGCGTGCAGATTGCGTTCGTTTTTGCAGGGGTGTTGGGATTGGCTCTCTTTTTATCCTGTAAAAACCCTTTTCAATTGAGGACACCCGAGCCGCCGTCTCAAGGGGTTTCCCGTCGGGTACCGGCGACCCAGCCCGAAATGGTTCTGACCAACCTCAAGAGTGCGATTGCAGAGAAAAATCTTGAAAATTATATGAAATGTTTTGCCGATTCGGTGGGGGGTGGAAAAACCTTTCAATTTAAACCGGATCCCAGCACCCA is a window from the Calditrichota bacterium genome containing:
- the fxsA gene encoding membrane protein FxsA produces the protein MFTKLFLLFITIPFVELILLIKVGEIIGLVPTLAIVISTGLLGASLARSQGFSVLNRIQQSLQQGQLPADPLFDGVFVLAGGLLLLTPGFLTDITGFLCLIPGTREIFKRWVRAYFQNKIRFQDPFNTYPPDDF